The Argiope bruennichi chromosome 5, qqArgBrue1.1, whole genome shotgun sequence genome segment tgctgcaggcgcggataacccgcccgcggataatcgggagtctactgtaaaaCCAAAAAagttcatagtatttagagagcgcaattgcagctacttctaaaacacagatgaattgatacaaaagtattagaatcgagttaataggaaaaacaaaaaatcaaataaaaattaaaccaaaaaaaaattataaaaaaagaatccggcctgaagactttttcaagggtcaccctcaggcagggattcaaagaaagggattttttctgtgaggaaatacagacatttgtctaataatgattcctcgtgacccgaaaatcccctgaaattatgctcaagagatataccattttaacagaaaggaaatacaaaacaacaaattagaagaagaattagattctttttttgattttttgttttttctattaactcgattctaatacttttgtatatatatatatatatatatatatatatatatatatatatatatatatatatatatatatatatatatatatatatatataaggtaatTATTATGGTAATCCATAATAGcagcattatttaaatacaaagattTACAAATATAGCTCTCGGGATATGACTGCAAAATGAATTGCAGTTAATTATGATCTAAGGATGAATAATGTGTAAAAGTATCTGTGTCTCATATTCCTATCAGTTGggcattgaataaaaaaaatgtagaaaggagaaaaaagaagaagaaaaaaatagttggCATACAATATTCTAAGTTATCTAATCAGTTTACTTTCTAGCATGTAATGAAATCAGTAAAAGGGAAAATCCCTTCCATACAagataaatgttttgtttgatttCATAAGTACAGCCTTTGTCCagaatattttcagataaatgtaAGGTAGTTGAAATATATAATGAACACACTTCCTTACTTTTGTGTTTCGTTtgatacattttgattttaataggcCTTTTACTAGTGTTGTAAGCTgtgagaataattattttgtttcccttttttatAAAGTACTGGTTTTCATTCATCCCCAAATTTCTGTTGTTCCATTTAACAtcctttttgattttataaagaaagatgtaagtgtttgaatatcattttaaaatcaaactttataaaaccaatattcttttatttagaatataatttcaacaaCATTGTGTAAATGcattcaatgtaaaaaaattttaaagttaaatctaaTCTCCTATAAGAAACTGTTATGATGATGAAAATACACATTTCATGGTAAATCTAAGAAACAACGTAAGTGGAAATCTTGATCAAGGTATTACTTTAACAATGAATGTTTTGGTATTCATTTTCTATGTATAAAAATGTGCAATTGAAGATTTGAACAAtagctataaataataatatagctATAAATAATGAACGTTAATAACGattgaaaatagtaaaaagagaaatatgcacaaattttttttctccaatttcagCTTCCTTCTTTTCTAGCATTATGATTAAAACTTGTATAAGTTGCCTATTTAAATATTCTGGAATAATCTGGTGAAAGACTGGAATGTCTCGTGCAATTTTCATTGACGCCAATAATTGTTGGAGGTCTAAGAATACGATTAATTATGGAATCGGAATATATTCAGTGGAGTTATAATACTAAATGACAATATTgacaaaaatagaatatttatgatatatgtaTAGGAAAGGAAATTCttcagaagataattttttaagtaaattcaaacatttcttaaataatttttgaatataattttttgaattataaataaaaattattctctgGAACTTTACATTCCGGGACAAATTCTGATATTTGATCACTTTAACtcattggatattttaaaaagcttGATATGCgacaaaattcattgaaatatgatgaatttgattcgtcaataaatttttctttattgctctttttataaatataatgttaaagtattgtgcataattaaaatttacttcaattacatttatttttcattatttcattattttttatttctacatttctgtctttttttagttaaatatgtgTGAACTTTGTAGTCTTAGTGAGCAAAAGTGAATGGTTTATTACGACCGTTAATTCAGAAGCAGAATTGTCGTTTTATGGCATAATCAAcagaaaagtataataaaaaaatttagaaaacatttcatattttatttattaatcgtaacttgtttattttaaatataatattaaaaattttaatatataatatttgcattcaaaatattataaactgtttatttaatgaaatggcttttttataaaaatgattatttttgatattattatttaagttacttaagtttaataatataaaatcgcatctaataatcaaatttacttgccgtttatttattaacaaatgtgGCTTAAAAATTGTACTTCCTGAttacttaaaaacttttacattcaatttctttaaacttgaaatattttttttaatttttaatttttttaatgtataaatttttttactgtgaTCCGGTTAACTATTAACTGGCAAACTTCCACTGTACCACTTTTCTTTTCTAAACCTTAGATATTATGAACGAATTTACACTTTTTAGTGCTTAAAATCGCGAAAACcttgataaaaattttctaattgaagaaataaatggtTTGGCATCAGGTaacaagaaattcattttttatccaACAATGTTGGAAATAAGTACACCTGATTTTAACCAGAAGAAATAAATtggctttatttttcttttagttgagGAAGAATATGCAGGAAGCGAGTTTTATCACACAATTCGATAAATAGACAATGAGAATTTTGTGAATTGGAGACATGTTAGATATGAGAAAGGTACCGTGACCCACAAAATTTCATAGTTTatgaaactagtttttttttcttttgttatcagaatgctttattttatttttgataggtatctagtcagatttttttttttttttttttttttgtaaaagtttttgttttagtCGCGCATGTGTGACTTGTCCCTCATTATCATAACAGCTATAGTGTAGTGACTATCACTACTCACTTTGTCAACTAGCCGGCCGGAACTTGATATTTTTCTCAGTTCGGGAAAGTTACTACTATTTGTTCTTCCTTTTCcttcattctctttttttaaacttttgctttTTGTGGTGTTCTGATTATGGCCATAGCATTTTCGTTAAAGCCTTTAACATTTAAGTGGGGAAAACCTATCTAACCCCTTACATGTATATGCGTATATATACTTCCACATTTATTAATCTAATTACTGCAATTaacagattaaaattatatttatttcctaaatcAGAAATAAACATCCGACTCAAGCGACAAGCAGTTTGTAAAAGGATTCTTTGAATgctaataaaaaagatatttcatagtCCGATTTCAAATAGCTAATATTGCCAGTATTAATCTAATAGGCAATCTGGagcaaataaatatcattttaattaaatgaaaatttatttgtaaaaatccCATTGAAGTAAATCAAACAACATATTTTTGATAACTTTGGTATAATGTAGATTgttatttcttaaacttttccCTTATAAGAACCGgaggaaaaaaaatagcatataattGGTCAAAAAATCAACTTCGAATTTTAACTGATTCTGTTTAGCCcattttagaattatatgttTGTTGTAAGAATGTATACATTCTTACAACATGTATACTTGTGTATGTATACTTGTGTATCCACCTGTTTTTGAATGCGATACATCAAAAACGTAACaaagcaagaagaaaaaaatatcagttataaGTTTTTACAGTatcttcatcaaattttgaattacttctGTAAAAATATCGGCTGTCTGCTTtgtatttttatgtgtatatgaACATCATATATCAAAATTACAGCATATAACATAATTGGTGTTTAGAGTTTAACTGAAAAGGAAGTACAAGGTTAAATACTATGCTATTTCTTACACGTGTAATTTAGACCATggtgaatgaattaattaagaaaatttcatattttcgcaACTAAAGACAAAAATAGCTTCTATTGAAAATAGGCTGAATTTGAGCAGAAAAAATaggtatcaaaattaaataatggacAATTTTATATGACTGGCTAAAATTTAACGGACATTTTAACacagaaataagtaataaaataattaatttaaaaaaaatttaactggatTCTGTCATATCACTTGTAGATTGAATCATCCCGAGTTTATTTCCCGcaagtttacttatttattttcataatttaattttagaaaatttatttagtagtTATCCTTTGCACTACAAGTTGTATCATCATTATTCTGATAATGAGACGACTGACAACAAAATGCATCATGCCGTTATTGATTGCCCAACGTTGCTTCATATATGTAACAGTGTCGTGCGACtttttaaatcgaataaattACTACATTTACAGAGTATACacaaactgtttaaaatatcCTCAGAGCAAAAGAACCACGAGAATTAAGACAAGCAAAAAAGAGTTAGCATAATTAATATTCATGCAATTTTTGctgtaaaaaacaaatttaagagtcaaaaaatatttttatggttaaaTGTTAATGATTATCAATAAATCACGTGAAGTTTGTTGATtagttttttaagtttttgcCTGTCTTACCATTGAAATTCAGTATATAGCGAAACACTTTTGCTCTGGTGACAAAAGTATTAACTACAtcctttttctttataaacaGATCCCGCATGCTCAAAATAGCATTATAAGAATTGCCATTCTTTTGGCCAGTTTTTTATAACTGAGCtctaaacatatataatttaattatgatctATGCATAGAATTAGGCCTATACATAGATGAATTTTAGATTCGatctttatactaaaattttgaatggatatttaattttgtattaaatctatgGACGGATGGGGCGTTTGTCCAAGTGCCTATGAACATAATTCCTCAAAATGCaactaactaaataaatgaaattttgcatgtgtCTTTGAttctaaattcatatatataaatactcaAACTATGAACCCAGTCTACCAATGGAAAGAGATCcgaaattataatttcagtttcttaACTATATTATGAAACTGTTACGAATACcgcaatactttttttattttcgtcgCTATTCATGACTTAAACATATACGAATGGGGAATGGCGCTTCTGACATGATATTATTCTTTTGTCCTTTTGTcgtaattgattttaatatgtgaaataaatgtatttatatttcgtCTTCTTGATGCCCCACTCTAAGGCTGGTGCCCAAattgtacaagaaaaaaaatcaagggtGGAACATTCCCTGGggtttatttaataatagcaatGATTGCCGTGTATTAAATTTAGCATATGGTCAGATGATGAAGCGTCTCAAATTTAGTTTTATCTCAAGATGTAAACGACGTTAACTTCGCAGTATACATTTAAAGATCAAAacactcattttatttattttttttggaacGACGAAATCCTAATACAGAAGTCAAATACAGAGTAACATTGAACTCCATGGATAGATTATCAGTTCATTATCTTATCTAGCTTCACGTAATTCATAAATTGAAACTCTGACTTATCTTTCTACGATTCAGAaagttttgtttcataaatttaaaaaggtatttaagCTAAAACCTGCCTAGACGCAAATTTAATGGctgtatattttgatgaagataaCTAACAACAATGTTTGCGGAGCACAGTTGCTGCTGTTGCTGTTACTCGGTGAGAGCTTTGAATATCATTGACTATGAGAAAAGATGCAGGCGTTATTTATCTCGATGTGCGCCGAGTTTGAAGTGGGCTCTATTGTCACTGGAATCTCTAACAGAAGAGTGCAAAGTAAGGACTGATATAAATGCCGTTGAGTATGACTTTTACCCattgttcaattttttgaaaGGATTGCCGGTGACTCTACCATTTGAAACAAGCAACATCAGCTTGATGACAAGACTAAAGTATCTGTATTTTAAAAGGAAGTTGCTGACCATATTGAAGGACAATTTCTTCAACGACTATATAAACTTAACAAAGATGCATTTGAAAACCTCTAAATGCAGTGCACACATTGAAGAAG includes the following:
- the LOC129969065 gene encoding uncharacterized protein LOC129969065, producing MFAEHSCCCCCYSVRALNIIDYEKRCRRYLSRCAPSLKWALLSLESLTEECKVRTDINAVEYDFYPLFNFLKGLPVTLPFETSNISLMTRLKYLYFKRKLLTILKDNFFNDYINLTKMHLKTSKCSAHIEEVIRKFIKVCTVLDLQTELTREDVHQYEFMADLLKVCYEANIQDSQMVTTLVKMVIDRCKVELSDIRYVKQPHYPLEFFKYILEHVINAKFDIVSYCNDNPRTLWEYSRNFSV